In the Streptomyces cinnamoneus genome, GCTGCTGGACGACCCGGGCGCCGAACCGGTCGCGCACCTGCGGCGGCAGCACGAGCTGCTGACCGGCCGGATCGACCGGCTCCAGCGGATGGCCGCCGCCGTGGAGCACGCCATGGAGGCACGAAAGATGGGCATCGACCTGACCCCCGAGGAGAAGTTCGAGGTCTTCGGAGACTTCGACCCCGACGCACACGCGGCCGAGGCCGAGCGGCGCTGGGGCGGCGGCGACCCGTACACGGAGTCGCAGCGCCGGGCGGCCGCGTACACGAAGGAGGACTGGCTGCGGATCAAGGAAGCCGCCGACGGGCTCAACGCCCGGATCGCCGCGCTGATGGAGACCGGCGCGGCGCCCGAGTCGGAGGCGGCGATGGACCTGGCGGAGGAGCACCGGCAGCAGATCAGCGCGTCGTTCTACGGGTGCTCGTACGAGATCCACACCGGTCTCGCCGAGATGTACGTCGCCGACGAGCGCTTCACCGCCACCTACGAGGCCGTCCGGCCCGGGATGGCCGCCTTCCTGCGGGACGCGATCTTCGCCAACGCGATCCGCAAGGTCTGAGCCGGGGCCCGGCCCGGTGGTGGTCGCTCAGCGCTCGGGGGCGATCACCACTGCCGTGCCGTACGCACAGACCTCCGTGCCCACGTCCGCCGCCTCCGTGACGTCGAAGCGGAACATCAGGACCGCGTTCGCCCCCCGCGCCTTGGCCTGCTGGACCAGGCGCTCCATGGCCTGGTTGCGGGTCTCCACGAGCGTCTTGGTCAGGCCCTTGAGCTCACCGCCGACGAGGGACTTCAGCCCCGCGCCGATCTGGCTGCCGATGTGGCGGGAGCGCACCGTGAGGCCGAAGACCTCGCCGATGACCCGCTCCACCCGGTACCCGGGAACATCGTTGGTCGTGACCACGAGCACGTCGGCCTTCTCGTGCTGGCCGCCACCGAAATCCTCGATGCCCATGCCATCCACCTCCGTCTGTCTGTGCAGTTTTGCCGGTCGCCGTCCTTGACGCACTCTGGAGGGGCGCGGTTGCTCCAGTCGGGCGTACGGCCCGGTCCTCTTCTGGAACCGGGAGGGCGGCGGCCGCGTTGATAGCTTTGGGCCGCACATCGCCTCCCCCGCCTGTGGCCGGGTCTCGCACGAGCCTGCGCCCTCGACCCAGGAGCCACACACTAGTGACCCCGACCACCCTCGCGCTCGGCCCCCAGTGGCTGGACTCGGACTATCTGATCACCCAGTTCGGGTTGGTCGGCGTCCTGGCCATCGTCTTCGCCGAGTCGGGCCTCCTCATCGGCTTCTTCCTGCCGGGCGACTCCCTGCTCTTCACGACCGGTCTCCTGGTCACGACGGGCCAGCTGGACTACCCGCTGTGGGCGGTGTGCGCACTCGTCGTGCTCGCGGCGGTCCTCGGTGACCAGGCGGGCTACCTCTTCGGCCGGAAGGTGGGCCCGGCGCTGTTCCGGCGCCCGGACTCGAAGCTCTTCAAACAGGAGAACGTCGAGAAGGCCCATGAGTTCTTCGAGAAGTACGGGCCGAAGTCGCTGGTCCTGGCGCGCTTCGTGCCGGTGATCCGGACCTTCACGCCGATCATCGCCGGCGTGAGCCGGATGAACTACCGCTCCTTCCTCACCTTCAACGTCATCGGTGGCGCCCTGTGGGGCGGTGGCGTGACCGCGCTGGGCGCGGCGCTCGGCAAGGTGGAGTTCGTCCACAAGCACATCGAGCTGATGCTGGTCGCGATCGTGCTGATCTCGGTCGTGCCGATCGCCATCGAGTTCCTGCGCGCCCGTTCCAAGGCGAAGAAGGCGGAGGCGGAGGCTCCGGCCGAGGACGCCCCGTCCCCGGCCACCCCGCCCCCGGGCGGCGGCTTCCCCGGGGTCGGCTTCGGCGGCGGTGTGCAGGGTCGCGGCGCGTACGACGACGACCAGCGGGGCGGCGGTCAGGAGGGCGGTCAGTACGGTGACCGTCCCCAGCAGTCCGGTGCGTACGGGAACCCCCAGCAGGGTGGCGCGTACGGGAACGCTCCGCAGCAGCCCACCGGATACGGCCACCGTCCCCCGCAGCAGCCCGCCGGGTACGGCAATGCTCCGCAGCCGCCCGGTGTGTACGGGAACCCCCAGCAGGGTGGCGCGTACGGGAATGCTCCGCAGCGGTCGGATGTGTTCGGTGACCGGCCCTCGCAGCAGCCCGCCGGGTACGGCAATGCTCCGCAGCCGCCCGGTGTGTACGGGAACCCCGCGCAGGGTGGCCCGTATGGGAATGCTCCGCAGCAGCCGGACGCGTTTGGTAACCGTCCTCCGCAGCAGCCCACCGGACACGGGAACGCCCCGCAGCAGCCCGCCGCCTATGGCAATGCTCCGCAGCAGCCGGACGCGTTCGGTAACCGTCCTCCGCAGCAGCCCACCGGACACGGGAACGCCCCGCAGCAGCCCGCCGCCTATGGCAATGCTCCGCAGCAGCCGGACGCGTTCGGTAACCGTCCTCCGCAGCAGCCCACCGGGTACGGGAACGCTCCCCAGCAGCCCACCGGATACGGCAACCGCCCCCCGCAGCAGCCCGCCTACGGCAACGCACCCCAGCAGGGTGACGGCTACGGCAACGCCCCGCAGGGGGCCTACGGCGGTGGCTACGGGAACCCGGGCCACGGCGGTCAGGACCACACCGCCCCGCAGGCCGGCGCCCCGCACGGCGGTCACCACGACGGCGGCCCCGGCGGGCACGGTCACGCCGCGGACGCCCCCGCCGCCCCCGGCGAGGGCTACGACGGCTATGACGGACACGACGGGCACGACGGCCCCGACTACCCGCCCTCGCAGCGCGGGCGCCACGCCCGCCGCTGACCCACCTCCCTGAGGCTGCCCTTCCGCTTGCAGGGCCCCCAGTGCGCGCCCGTAGGTCCCATCAGGCATGGTGGCCGTAGCAGCAGGGCGTACCGAGGAGCGTGTGGTGGCGGATCGGCAGCGTGGCGGCGGTGTTTCGGACCCGGAGGCGGGCGAGGACCGCAAGCCCCAGTCCGACGAGGCGCACAGCGCCTTCACACCGCCTCTGGGCGTACCCCTGCCGCCGACGCCGGAGGACGACCACCCCACGTCGGAGTTCGCCCTTCCGCAGGGGGTGAGCCCCGAGCCGGAGGCCGAGCCCGAGGGGTCGGCGTTCGCCCCGCCCTCGTCGGGCACCACGCAGTCCACGCAGTTCCCCGCCTTCACGCCGCCCTACGGCATACCCAAGGTCAGCCTCGTCAAGGAGGCGCCCTGGCAGGACCGCATGCGCACGATGCTGCGCATGCCGCTCGCCGAGCGGCCCGTGCCCGAGCGGCCCGACCGGCAGGAGGAGGCCGGTCCGCCCGTCCCGCGCGTGCTCGACCTGACGCTGCGCATCGGCGAGCTGCTGCTCGCGGGCGGCGAGGGGGCCGAGGACGTGGAGGCGGCGATGTTCGGCGTCGCCCACGCCTACGGGCTCGGGCGCTGCGAGCCGACCGTGACCTTCACGCTGCTGACCGTCAGCTATCAGCCCTCGCTCGTCGACGACCCCGTCACCGCCAACCGCACGGTGCGGCGGCGCGGCACCGACTACACCCGGCTGAACGCCGTCTTCCGGCTCGTCCACGACATCACCAGCACGGGCCTGACTTTGGAGGAGGCCTACCGCCGCCTGGCCGAGATGCGCCGCAACCGCCACCCCTACCCCGGCTGGGGCCTCACCCTGGCCTCCGGGCTGCTCGCGGGCGCGGCGAGCATGCTCGTGGGCGGCGGTGTCGTGGTGTTCCTCGCGGCGGCGGCCGGCGCGATGCTCGGCGACCGGCTGGCATGGCTGGCGTCGGGGCGCGGGCTGCCGGAGTTCTACCAGTTCGTGGCGGCCGCGATGGCGCCGGCGGCGATGGGCGTGGCGCTGAGCGCCAGCCACGCGCACGTGCAGGCCTCCGCCGTGATCACGGGTGGGCTGTTCGCCCTGATCCCCGGGCGGGCGCTGGTGGCGGGCGTCCAGGACGGCCTGACCGGTTACTACATCACCGCGGCGGCGCGCCTGCTGGAGGTCGGCTATCTGATCGCGGGCATCGTCTGCGGCGTGCTCATCGTGCTCTACGGCGGCGTGCACGTCGGCGGCAGAACGCTCAACCCTGAGGCGGCGCTGGAGCACGTGGAGCGGCCGGGCATCCAGATCGTCGCGGCGATGCTGCTGGTGTTCGCCTTCGCGGTGCTGCTCCAGCAGGAACGTCACACCGTGTGGATCGCGACGCTCAACGGCGGAGTCGCCTGGGTGATCTACGCGTCGCTCGCCGACACCATCGGGGCCGACCCGGTACCGGCGACGGCCGTCGCGGCCGGGCTCGTGGGCCTCTTCGGGCAGCTCTTCGCCCGTTACCGCTACGCGTCCGCGCTGCCGTACGTGACCGCGGCGATCGGGCCGCTGCTGCCCGGTAGCGCCGTCTACTTCGCGCTGCTGAACTTCGCGAAGAACGAGATGAGCGCCGGCATGGCCAGCCTCACCAAGGCCGCCGCGCTGGCGCTCGCCATCGCGATCGGCGTGAACCTCGGGTCCGAGATGGCCCGGCTGTTCCTGAAGGTGCCCGGGGAGGCGGCGGGACGCCGGGCGGCAAAGCGGACGCGCGGCTTCTAGTCGTACGAAGCCGCGCGTGCCGTCACCTCAGGGTGCTGCTCAGTGGTGCGAGCCGCCCGCGGCCTCAAGGCGCTTGTAGGAGGCCTCGATCTCGGCCTCGGCCTCGGCGCGGCCGACCCAGTCGGCGCCCTCGACGGACTTGCCCGGCTCCAGGTCCTTGTAGACCTCGAAGAAGTGCTGGATCTCGAGGCGGTCGAACTCCGACACGTGGTGGATGTCGCGCAGGTGCTCCACGCGCGGGTCGTTCGCGGGGACGCACAGCAGCTTGTCGTCGCCGCCGGCCTCGTCCGTCATGCGGAACATGCCGATGGCGCGGCACTTGATGAGGCAGCCGGGGAACGTCGGCTCGTCGAGGATGACCATGGCGTCCAGCGGGTCGCCGTCCTCACCGAGGGTGTTCTCGACGAAGCCGTAGTCGGCCGGGTAGCTGGTCGAGGTGAAGAGTCGGCGGTCCAGACGGATGCGACCGGTCTCGTGGTCCACCTCGTACTTGTTCCGCGAACCCTTCGGGATCTCGATGGTGACGTCGAACTCCACGGGTGGCTCCTTCATGATCAACACATACGTCTGGTGATTAAGTGTCCCTCACGCAGGTGTGTGGTGGCGAAAGGGGCTGGTCCGTCGTGCCTGAGGCCGGACGCTGGCAGGTCGCTTGGTGGCTCGGACGTTGGCGGGACGCCCCCCTGGCACAACGACGGACCGTGCGGTTCGTCGCCGTGTCCACCGTCGCCGGCCTGGTGGTCGCGACCGGCGCGGTGGCCGCGGCCGGTCCCTGGGACGGGGGTCAGCGTAAGGCCGAACGGGACCGCGCCGCCGCCGGAACGCGCGCGGGTGGCGGGGATCACGGCGGCGCCGGACGGGCCGGCGGCGCCGGAGCCGGCCGTCGTGCCGCACCGCCGGTGCTGGGCGCGCTCGGGGGCGGCGCGGCCCGGGCCGCCGGGCTCGCCGGGGTGCTGGATCCGCTGCTGAAGGACGCCGCGCTGGGCCCGGAGCCCTCGGCCGCCGTGTACGACGCCGGGACGGGGGAGCGGCTCTACGGGGCCGGACAGGACACCGGCTACACCCCGGCCTCGACCATAAAGCTGGCCACGGCCGCCGCCGCCCTCGCGGCGCTGGGCCCCGAGCACCGCATCGAGACCACGGTGGTGGCCGGGAGCGACGGCGTCGTCCTCGTGGGCGGCGGCGACCCCACCTTGACGGCCCGCCCGGTGAAGGGGGAGGGGCCGCGTTTCGCGAGCCTCGGCGACCTGGCGGACGCCACCGTCAAGGCTCTGAAGGCGCGGGGCACGACGCGCACGAGGCTCGCGTACGACGCCTCGCGGTACTCCGGGCCCCCGCTGCACCCGATCGGCCCCAACGAGAACCTCGCGCCCGTCAGCGCGCTCATGGCCGACGAGGGGCGCCTGGACGACTCGGACCGAGGGGTCGCCGACCGGACGGCCGAGCCGGCGGCGGACGCGGCGCGGAAGTTCGCCGCGATGCTGCGGGAGCGGGGCGTGGAGGTCGAGGGCGAGCCCGCCGAGGGCCGCGCGGACGCGAAGGCCGAACGCCTCGCCACCGTCTCCTCGGCGCCGCTCGCCGACCTCGTCGAGCGGGCCCTCACCAACAGCGACAACGACGTCGCCGAGGCCCTGGCCCGCCAGACCGCGCTGGCCTCCGGCCGGCCGGCGAGCTTCGAGGGCGCCGCGCAGGCCGTGACCGAGCGGCTGACGGGGCTGGGCCTGCCGATGGCCGGCGTGCACATCGCCGACGGCAGCGGCCTGGACCGTTCCGGCCGGGCCTCGGCGGACTTCCTGGCGCGGCTGCTGCTGCGGTCGGCCTCGGCGGACTCCGCCCGGCTCCGGCCCGTCCTCACGGGCCTGCCGGTGGCCGGTTTCACGGGGACGCTGCGGGAGCGCTACGGCCGGGAGGTGGCGGGGCGGGCGTCCGTACGCGCCAAGACGGGGACGCTGACGGGTGTGAACACGCTGGCCGGGACGGCCGTGACGGCCGGGGGGCGGCTGCTGGTCTTCGCGTTCATGGCCTCCGGGACGGCCGACGCGGGCGGGGCGCAGCAGGCGCTGGACCGCTTGGCATCGGCGTTGGCCGAGGCGGGGTAAGCCCTCCTCGCCGGTCCCGTGCACCACGTACGGTGAAGACATGACGAGCGTCGGTGGCACGGAGATGGTCGACTGGAAGCTCGCGGTGGCTACCGCGACCCGGCTCGTACGGCCGGGCCCGGAGGTGAGCCGGGGAGAGGCGCGTGAGGTGGTCGCCGAACTGCGGCGGCACGCCCGGTCGTCGGAGGAGCACGTGCGCGGCTTCACGGGGATGGCGCCGCCCGAGGCGGCCGCCGGGAACGGGGACACGCCCGTCCTGGTGGTGGACCGGGCCGGCTGGATCAAGGCGAACGT is a window encoding:
- a CDS encoding DedA family protein; protein product: MTPTTLALGPQWLDSDYLITQFGLVGVLAIVFAESGLLIGFFLPGDSLLFTTGLLVTTGQLDYPLWAVCALVVLAAVLGDQAGYLFGRKVGPALFRRPDSKLFKQENVEKAHEFFEKYGPKSLVLARFVPVIRTFTPIIAGVSRMNYRSFLTFNVIGGALWGGGVTALGAALGKVEFVHKHIELMLVAIVLISVVPIAIEFLRARSKAKKAEAEAPAEDAPSPATPPPGGGFPGVGFGGGVQGRGAYDDDQRGGGQEGGQYGDRPQQSGAYGNPQQGGAYGNAPQQPTGYGHRPPQQPAGYGNAPQPPGVYGNPQQGGAYGNAPQRSDVFGDRPSQQPAGYGNAPQPPGVYGNPAQGGPYGNAPQQPDAFGNRPPQQPTGHGNAPQQPAAYGNAPQQPDAFGNRPPQQPTGHGNAPQQPAAYGNAPQQPDAFGNRPPQQPTGYGNAPQQPTGYGNRPPQQPAYGNAPQQGDGYGNAPQGAYGGGYGNPGHGGQDHTAPQAGAPHGGHHDGGPGGHGHAADAPAAPGEGYDGYDGHDGHDGPDYPPSQRGRHARR
- a CDS encoding MerR family transcriptional regulator; the protein is MSYTVGQVAAFAGVTVRTLHHYDEIGLLPSGRSRAGHRQYEDADLDRLQQILFYRELGFPLDEVAVLLDDPGAEPVAHLRRQHELLTGRIDRLQRMAAAVEHAMEARKMGIDLTPEEKFEVFGDFDPDAHAAEAERRWGGGDPYTESQRRAAAYTKEDWLRIKEAADGLNARIAALMETGAAPESEAAMDLAEEHRQQISASFYGCSYEIHTGLAEMYVADERFTATYEAVRPGMAAFLRDAIFANAIRKV
- a CDS encoding inorganic diphosphatase, with the protein product MEFDVTIEIPKGSRNKYEVDHETGRIRLDRRLFTSTSYPADYGFVENTLGEDGDPLDAMVILDEPTFPGCLIKCRAIGMFRMTDEAGGDDKLLCVPANDPRVEHLRDIHHVSEFDRLEIQHFFEVYKDLEPGKSVEGADWVGRAEAEAEIEASYKRLEAAGGSHH
- a CDS encoding YbjQ family protein is translated as MGIEDFGGGQHEKADVLVVTTNDVPGYRVERVIGEVFGLTVRSRHIGSQIGAGLKSLVGGELKGLTKTLVETRNQAMERLVQQAKARGANAVLMFRFDVTEAADVGTEVCAYGTAVVIAPER
- the dacB gene encoding D-alanyl-D-alanine carboxypeptidase/D-alanyl-D-alanine endopeptidase codes for the protein MPEAGRWQVAWWLGRWRDAPLAQRRTVRFVAVSTVAGLVVATGAVAAAGPWDGGQRKAERDRAAAGTRAGGGDHGGAGRAGGAGAGRRAAPPVLGALGGGAARAAGLAGVLDPLLKDAALGPEPSAAVYDAGTGERLYGAGQDTGYTPASTIKLATAAAALAALGPEHRIETTVVAGSDGVVLVGGGDPTLTARPVKGEGPRFASLGDLADATVKALKARGTTRTRLAYDASRYSGPPLHPIGPNENLAPVSALMADEGRLDDSDRGVADRTAEPAADAARKFAAMLRERGVEVEGEPAEGRADAKAERLATVSSAPLADLVERALTNSDNDVAEALARQTALASGRPASFEGAAQAVTERLTGLGLPMAGVHIADGSGLDRSGRASADFLARLLLRSASADSARLRPVLTGLPVAGFTGTLRERYGREVAGRASVRAKTGTLTGVNTLAGTAVTAGGRLLVFAFMASGTADAGGAQQALDRLASALAEAG
- a CDS encoding threonine/serine ThrE exporter family protein, with protein sequence MVAVAAGRTEERVVADRQRGGGVSDPEAGEDRKPQSDEAHSAFTPPLGVPLPPTPEDDHPTSEFALPQGVSPEPEAEPEGSAFAPPSSGTTQSTQFPAFTPPYGIPKVSLVKEAPWQDRMRTMLRMPLAERPVPERPDRQEEAGPPVPRVLDLTLRIGELLLAGGEGAEDVEAAMFGVAHAYGLGRCEPTVTFTLLTVSYQPSLVDDPVTANRTVRRRGTDYTRLNAVFRLVHDITSTGLTLEEAYRRLAEMRRNRHPYPGWGLTLASGLLAGAASMLVGGGVVVFLAAAAGAMLGDRLAWLASGRGLPEFYQFVAAAMAPAAMGVALSASHAHVQASAVITGGLFALIPGRALVAGVQDGLTGYYITAAARLLEVGYLIAGIVCGVLIVLYGGVHVGGRTLNPEAALEHVERPGIQIVAAMLLVFAFAVLLQQERHTVWIATLNGGVAWVIYASLADTIGADPVPATAVAAGLVGLFGQLFARYRYASALPYVTAAIGPLLPGSAVYFALLNFAKNEMSAGMASLTKAAALALAIAIGVNLGSEMARLFLKVPGEAAGRRAAKRTRGF